DNA from Chitinophaga pendula:
AAACATCTCACCTATTTTTGTATAGCAAAAAAAATGTGGATGCAGTATAGCTTTCAAAATAAAGTGGTGGTGATCACGGGAGGATCGTCGGGAATAGGCAAAGCTTTGGTTGCTGCTTTTCTACAAGCAGGTGCACAGGTATCTGTATGCGGCCGTAAAGGGGACTCATTGAAAGTCCTGCGGGAAGAGTTCTCTTCTCCGGCACTGTATACCAAAGTTGCGGATGTAAGTAAAGAAGCTGATTGCCAGGCATTCATCGAAGCTACAATTACACAGTTCGGGAAGATAGATATACTCGTTAACAACGCAGGTATCTCGATGAGAGCCTTGTTTAAAGACGTATCTGTAGATGTACTGAAGCAGCTTATGGACATCAATTTCTGGGGAACGGTATATTGCACCAAGTATGCGTTCCCGTCTATACTGGCGAACAAAGGTACTGTGGTAGGTGTTTCATCCATAGCGGGTTATCGTGGTTTGCCGGGGCGCACCGGATATTCGGCGTCAAAGTTTGCTATGCAGGGATTCCTGGAGGCATTACGTACAGAACATCTCCATACAGGGGTGAACGTGATGTGGGCATGTCCCGGCTTTACGGCATCGAATATACGGAACACGGCGTTAAATCTGCATGGACAGGCACAGCAGGAAACGCCGCTGGATGAAGGTAAATTAATGAGTGCAGCGACGGTAGCTGCCGCTATGTTAAAGGCGATCTACCAACGAAAACGCACCCTTGTACTTACCTCGCAAGGCAAATTAACCGTATTACTAAGCAGGCTGATACCTGGCATGGCAGATAAACTAGTGTTCAATCACTTTAAGAAAGAACCCGGATCTCCCTTATCCTGAGGCTGATATTAACTGTCTGCGTAAGCATCTTCCTTAATAAGCGGTAGTATAAGCATTGACGATATATCGCAGCGGGGTGGCCTGAAGCGGCATTTTAGCAAACTGTACTATTTGCGAAAGCTCATTTTTTTTGTGTTAATTGCAGAATATTTTTTCCGGCAGGCCCGTCTGGCACTATTTTGGGGTAGAATTGGACCGTATTTTCATGACCCGTCAGTAATGAAAAACCGAATCAATCCCTTTTCCCAACGACTTGCCGGTCGGGGATCAGAAATATTAAATAACAGATACAGATAGGCTCCTGGTAAAGCCGGGAGGGGTTTATAGCTATTCATGTCCATTATTACACTAACATCCGACATCGGTTTGCAGGACTATATGGTAGGTGCCATAAAGGGTCAACTGTGGCAGCATTGTCCAGGATGTCATATATTGGATATTACGCACCATATCTCCCCGTTCAACTTACCTCAGGCTACTTATATATGTAAAAGCGCTTTTGGCTACTATCCCCCTGGCACCTTTCATATGGTGCTTATCAATCTATTTGACAGAAAATCCGATCATGTCCTGCTGGCGGAGCATAACCGGCAATATATAGGTTGTGCTGACAATGGTTTGCTTACTATGATAGCAGGAGGGAAACCTGCCCGAATGGTAAAATTACCCTTGGACAAGAGTCTGCCGAAGGATACCTTCACCATTATCCAACGCTTGGCTGCCGCAGCCCGTGACCTGAAAAATGGTAAGCCGCTGGAAGATGTGGGCATTCCCGCTACGGATATTCACGTAAAGAACAACCTGCAGCCGTTGACGGGACAGGATTATATAGAAGGGCAAATCATTCACATTGATAACTTTGAAAATGTCGTGGTTAATATTACCCGGCAACAGTTTGAGCAACAGCGTCAAAACAGGAAATTCCAGATCTTTTTCCGGCGTGATGAGGTGATCAACCAGATCAGCGAGACCTATGCCGATGTACCGGAAGGGCAAAAATTAGCGCTTTTTAATGCTGCCGGGTACCTGGAGATTGCCATCAACAAAGGAAATGCGGCTGGC
Protein-coding regions in this window:
- a CDS encoding SAM hydrolase/SAM-dependent halogenase family protein; translation: MSIITLTSDIGLQDYMVGAIKGQLWQHCPGCHILDITHHISPFNLPQATYICKSAFGYYPPGTFHMVLINLFDRKSDHVLLAEHNRQYIGCADNGLLTMIAGGKPARMVKLPLDKSLPKDTFTIIQRLAAAARDLKNGKPLEDVGIPATDIHVKNNLQPLTGQDYIEGQIIHIDNFENVVVNITRQQFEQQRQNRKFQIFFRRDEVINQISETYADVPEGQKLALFNAAGYLEIAINKGNAAGLFGLQGFRREQLIQSTAFHQLSFYQTVRILFQ
- a CDS encoding SDR family oxidoreductase; the protein is MQYSFQNKVVVITGGSSGIGKALVAAFLQAGAQVSVCGRKGDSLKVLREEFSSPALYTKVADVSKEADCQAFIEATITQFGKIDILVNNAGISMRALFKDVSVDVLKQLMDINFWGTVYCTKYAFPSILANKGTVVGVSSIAGYRGLPGRTGYSASKFAMQGFLEALRTEHLHTGVNVMWACPGFTASNIRNTALNLHGQAQQETPLDEGKLMSAATVAAAMLKAIYQRKRTLVLTSQGKLTVLLSRLIPGMADKLVFNHFKKEPGSPLS